The following nucleotide sequence is from Chromatiales bacterium 21-64-14.
CCGCGTTCTCCATGTCCGCGTACATATCGATGAGCATCCTGCCCATCGTGACGTGCGGGGCGATCATCGCAAACGATACGTAGCACAGTGCACCGACCCCCATCGTGTTCGGGGAGCCGAAGGGGAAGAGGACGTTCGATGCCGACGACACCGCCACGCCCTTCGGCTGGAACAGATCGCAGAGAGACAGTTCGAACGCCCCCCGCCCCGTGTAGACGGCCACCGCTTCCGGGCCCGACTCCGACTTGATACGTTCCAGGCGTTGCACAATCTCGTCGTAGGCGCCGTCCCAGCCGATCCTTTCGAAGGCGAACCCGCCCTTCACCCCGGAGCGTCGGAGCGGATACCGCAGGCGATGTTCCCCGTATACGATTTCCTGGGCGTGCCGCCCGCGCCGGCACAGCGCCCCCAGGGGATGGTCCGGATCCGCCCGAATGTCCGTGAGCCTGCCGCCCTCAATGCAGACCTCCACCCAGCAGCCGGCGGGACATACGCCGCAGATCCCCTTTTTCCACCTCGCGTCCGTCGCGCCGCCGCCTGGTTCCATCGAACACCTCCGCCGTATTGTGCCCGGGCGCCGCCCGCTGCGGAGACGTACCCCCGCCCCGGCTGCGCGTCTCTCCCGCGATCACGCCGTCACGAACATCCTGGAATAACGTCACGCTCGAGACCGAAAGGCCGACATGTTCCGCCAAGCGCATGCAGAATTATTCCTCCTCCGCTGAGTGCGGGTACTGGATGATGGGCGGTATGAAAATATGACTGTTGGGAGCATTGCTGCCGCTTCAGATAGTCTACGGTCGCCTGCTGAACGAGAGCGTCCGCGGCGTCGCTCATGTTAGAAGATCAATCCCGCTCGTACGCCAGCGCCAGAGCGCCAGCCACCGCTCGCAGGCGTTTGTCCCGCGTCCAGAACCGCGTTACACCGCCCAATGTCACAAGCACCTCAGTGCGGTTGCGCAAGTTGCCGCATGCCAGCTCGCCGAGTACGCAGGGGTGCATCAGCACCTCGCTGCCGTTCAGCAGCGCCGCCAGTTCCGCATCACCGGCGCGCAAGTGATCAACCCAGACCGAGGTATCGACCAGGATCATGCGGGATCGGACTGCCGACGCGGTACCGGTTCCAACTGCGGCTCACTACCGCCGAGACGTGCCAGCCGTCGGGCGCTTTCGCGCTCGATTAGCGCGCGCAACCCCTCCCGCACCAAAGTGGCTTTCTCGGCCACGCCAGTAATGCGCTGTGCTTCATTGATCAATTGGTCATCAATATTCAGGGTCGTGCGCATGCGAGCACCTCATTCAGAGATTATATGCATC
It contains:
- a CDS encoding DUF2191 domain-containing protein, with protein sequence MRTTLNIDDQLINEAQRITGVAEKATLVREGLRALIERESARRLARLGGSEPQLEPVPRRQSDPA